Proteins encoded in a region of the Ursus arctos isolate Adak ecotype North America unplaced genomic scaffold, UrsArc2.0 scaffold_2, whole genome shotgun sequence genome:
- the GPR25 gene encoding probable G-protein coupled receptor 25 produces MQTDRGSRAPATSCNLTSDGSQWEAGQVSQPQGPFLKEPSKPPRPARVPALPRDQPQNVGLYPRSLPLPHHPLLPHLPAHPFASVWVAGREVLGTGREEQPPHPLLRALAARTQAASRTGLAAPAMRPPTEPWIPSPRTASWDYSGSGDLEELEPCPVRDLPYGYAYVPVLYLAAFVVGLLGNSFVVWLLAGRRGPRRLVDTFVLHLAAADLGLVLTLPLWAVAAARGGRWPFGEGLCKLSGFALAGTRCAGALLLAGLSVDRYLAVVKLLEARPLRTPRCALAACCGVWAAALLAGLPSLAYRRLQPLPGGRGSQCGEEPSDAFQVLSLLLLLLTCVLPLGVSLVCYCLISRRLRRPPHPGRARRNSLRIIFAVEGAFVGSWLPFGVLRAVFHLARLGALPLPCGLLLALRWGLSIATCLAFVNSCANPLIYLLLDRSFRARAWRGVCGRADRPGRRGSSASSLSRDDSSVFRSPPGSSERARTANAGPALP; encoded by the coding sequence ATGCAAACAGACAGGGGCTCTCGGGCACCCGCCACCTCTTGCAACCTGACGTCAGACGGCTCCcagtgggaggcagggcaggTCTCCCAGCCGCAAGGACCTTTCCTCAAAGAACCCTCGAAGCCTCCTCGGCCGGCTCGGGTCCCGGCCCTTCCCCGGGACCAGCCCCAAAACGTAGGCCTCTACCCCAggagcctgcccctcccacaccaccccctcctccctcaccttcCTGCCCACCCATTTGCCTCGGTCTGGGTGGCAGGAAGGGAGGTGCTGGGCACCGGCCGTGAAGAgcaacccccccaccccttgctcagAGCTCTCGCCGCCCGCACCCAGGCAGCGTCCCGCACAGGCCTCGCGGCCCCGGCCATGCGTCCCCCCACCGAGCCCTGGATCCCCAGCCCGCGGACGGCGTCCTGGGACTACTCGGGGTCCGGCGACCTGGAGGAGCTGGAGCCGTGCCCGGTCCGGGACCTGCCCTACGGCTACGCCTACGTGCCCGTGCTGTACCTGGCGGCCTTCGTGGTGGGCCTGCTGGGCAACTCCTTCGTGGTGTGGCTGCTGGCGGGGCGGCGCGGCCCGCGGCGGCTCGTGGACACCTTCGTGCTGCACCTGGCCGCCGCCGACCTGGGCCTCGTGCTCACGCTGCCGCTCtgggcggtggcggcggcgcgCGGCGGCCGCTGGCCCTTCGGCGAGGGCCTCTGCAAGCTCAGCGGCTTCGCGCTGGCCGGCACGCGCTGCGCAGGCGCGCTGCTGCTGGCGGGCCTGAGCGTGGACCGCTACCTGGCCGTGGTGAAGCTGCTCGAGGCGCGGCCGCTGCGCACCCCGCGCTGCGCGCTGGCCGCCTGCTGCGGCGTGTGGGCGGCGGCGCTCCTGGCCGGCCTGCCCTCCCTGGCCTACCGGCGGCTGCAGCCCCTCCCCGGCGGCCGGGGCAGCCAGTGCGGCGAGGAGCCCTCCGACGCCTTCCAGGTGCTgagcctgctgctgctgctgctcacCTGCGTGCTGCCCCTGGGCGTCAGCCTGGTCTGCTACTGCCTCATCTCGCGCCGCCTGCGCCGGCCGCCGCACCCGGGCCGGGCCCGGAGGAACTCGCTGCGCATCATCTTCGCCGTCGAGGGCGCGTTCGTGGGCTCCTGGCTGCCCTTCGGCGTCCTGCGGGCCGTCTTCCATCTGGCGCGTCTGGGGGCGCTGCCGCTGCCCTGCGGCCTGCTGCTGGCGCTGCGCTGGGGCCTCAGCATCGCCACCTGCCTGGCCTTCGTCAACAGCTGCGCCAACCCGCTCATCTACCTGCTGCTGGACCGCTCGTTCCGCGCCCGCGCCTGGCGCGGGGTCTGCGGGCGCGCTGATCGCCCCGGGCGCAGGGGCAGCTCGGCGTCCTCGCTCTCCAGGGACGACAGCTCCGTGTTCCGGAGCCCGCCGGGCAGCTCGGAGCGAGCCCGAACGGCGAACGCTGGCCCGGCCCTGCCGTAG